One genomic segment of Ignavibacteriota bacterium includes these proteins:
- a CDS encoding glycosyltransferase family 2 protein — MIEKISVIIPVYNTKKYVKACVDSILEQKEFVHEIILINDGSTDGSGEYLEEIYSKNPLIKIHHTKNQRQGPARNFGTQISTGEFIYYFDSDDILKPGLFKRFNEILTEHQDLEIFAFSAIPLIDEDYNLSEVEKKRINSTTVYSRKTNAVCNTGEDAFNLLYKIKSFSPLPYLYIFKKSIVVENNIQYRSIRFEDEEFAFQLFLHAKKTIIKDEFYCDRRIREGSTMELDRCFADIFGYIQTNETLEKLKNLSWLKEETWQNIDKKIINLAKAMIIMKTASNLRLSADEKSTYKNALNPLKKKNSELAKFYYTYPAEYKLRMLKKKFLG; from the coding sequence ATGATTGAAAAAATTTCAGTAATAATTCCGGTTTATAATACAAAAAAATATGTTAAAGCATGTGTTGATTCAATTCTTGAACAAAAAGAGTTTGTACATGAAATAATTTTGATAAATGATGGATCAACAGACGGTTCCGGAGAATATTTGGAAGAAATATATTCGAAAAATCCATTAATAAAAATTCATCACACAAAAAATCAGAGACAAGGTCCCGCCCGTAATTTTGGGACACAAATTTCTACCGGCGAATTTATTTATTATTTTGATTCCGACGATATTCTTAAACCGGGATTGTTTAAAAGATTTAACGAAATTTTAACAGAACATCAGGATTTGGAAATTTTTGCATTCTCCGCAATTCCGCTTATTGATGAAGATTACAATTTATCCGAAGTAGAAAAAAAGAGAATAAATTCCACAACTGTTTATTCGCGAAAAACAAATGCTGTTTGCAATACCGGAGAAGATGCTTTTAATTTATTGTATAAAATTAAATCATTTTCACCACTGCCTTATTTATATATTTTCAAAAAATCCATTGTGGTTGAAAATAATATTCAGTACAGATCAATTCGGTTTGAAGACGAAGAATTTGCATTTCAATTATTTCTACATGCAAAAAAAACAATAATTAAAGACGAATTTTATTGCGATAGAAGAATTAGAGAAGGCTCAACAATGGAATTGGATAGATGCTTTGCAGATATTTTTGGATATATTCAAACAAACGAAACTCTGGAAAAATTAAAAAATTTGAGCTGGCTTAAAGAAGAAACTTGGCAAAATATTGATAAAAAAATTATTAATCTTGCTAAAGCAATGATAATTATGAAAACCGCCAGCAATTTGCGGCTTTCAGCAGATGAAAAATCAACTTATAAAAATGCACTAAATCCACTTAAGAAAAAGAATAGCGAACTTGCAAAATTCTATTATACTTATCCGGCAGAATACAAATTACGAATGTTGAAAAAGAAATTTTTAGGATAA
- a CDS encoding T9SS type A sorting domain-containing protein translates to MKILYLLILTNFYFLHSINAQSVKFSAETLRYLNVGSIEPLTWTSNGIENINIEYSIDAGKTWKLIIENYKAENGLFEWIVPNTPSIFCQLKIYDSSDSNTFSIIPDLSSSGYKNIFFNIIGENKWKYIQSNTNYNLNNINFLDSLNGIIWGNSTLLVTNNGGITWDIKSEFSEKNLLDVIFIDDKKGFAYKNNEIFSTNDGGVNWVSVYSNSEINWIRKLTYQNGFIYYISFENYNNLEHSNSLFKIDEFGTNNQKIFSLDSLKNHLGYYIYLESIENFNYINESIGYITLTYFLNESCYGNYITQDGGSTWQSIESMFFDISILENLNLWGIWVYNYPNYIGYGIRKLDQDKKSSILYEFTVLTPGTNQLEKIHFYNNEIGWLLGRVYGYNRDYDIADPITISKSSDGGVTWDLQFFGSTYDNSKINNLYSFDGKTCWAVGDSGTILKSNDEITDVKNVDKKLISNFTLYQNYPNPFNPSTTIKYSIPSNAKNEKSNVKLIVYDILGKEVATLINENKSFGNYEVVFDGTNLSTGVYYYQLKTGDFVQTKKMVLIK, encoded by the coding sequence TTTTTATTTTTTACATTCCATAAATGCTCAATCAGTTAAATTTTCTGCCGAAACATTAAGATATCTCAATGTCGGATCAATTGAACCATTAACATGGACCAGCAACGGTATTGAAAACATCAATATTGAATACTCAATAGATGCTGGTAAAACATGGAAACTAATAATAGAAAATTACAAAGCTGAAAATGGACTTTTTGAATGGATAGTACCCAATACTCCTTCCATATTTTGCCAATTAAAAATTTATGATTCTAGCGATTCAAATACATTTAGTATTATTCCCGATTTATCAAGTAGTGGTTATAAGAATATTTTTTTTAACATAATTGGAGAAAATAAATGGAAGTATATTCAATCAAATACAAATTATAATCTGAACAATATAAACTTTCTTGACAGTTTGAATGGAATAATTTGGGGTAATTCCACATTATTAGTTACAAACAATGGCGGAATAACTTGGGATATAAAATCGGAATTTTCCGAAAAAAATTTATTGGATGTGATTTTCATTGATGATAAAAAAGGTTTCGCCTATAAAAATAATGAGATTTTTAGTACAAACGATGGCGGAGTAAATTGGGTTTCCGTTTACTCAAATTCTGAAATCAACTGGATTCGCAAGTTAACTTATCAGAACGGTTTCATTTATTATATTTCTTTTGAGAATTACAATAATTTAGAGCATTCAAATTCCTTATTTAAAATAGACGAATTTGGTACCAATAATCAAAAAATATTTTCACTTGATTCATTAAAGAACCATTTAGGTTATTATATTTATCTGGAGTCTATTGAAAATTTTAATTATATAAACGAGAGTATTGGTTACATAACTTTAACTTATTTTCTTAATGAATCTTGTTATGGGAATTACATAACTCAAGATGGAGGTTCTACTTGGCAATCAATTGAATCGATGTTCTTTGATATTAGTATTTTGGAAAATCTAAATTTATGGGGAATCTGGGTGTATAATTATCCAAATTATATTGGTTACGGAATTAGAAAATTAGATCAAGATAAAAAAAGCTCCATTCTTTATGAATTTACTGTTCTCACACCTGGAACAAATCAATTAGAGAAAATTCATTTTTATAATAATGAAATTGGTTGGTTGTTAGGAAGAGTTTATGGTTATAATCGGGATTATGATATTGCTGACCCCATTACAATTTCGAAAAGTTCTGATGGTGGAGTAACATGGGATTTACAATTTTTCGGGAGTACTTATGATAATAGTAAAATTAACAATCTTTACTCATTCGATGGTAAAACGTGCTGGGCTGTTGGTGATAGCGGAACAATTTTAAAGTCTAATGATGAAATCACCGATGTTAAGAATGTTGATAAAAAATTAATATCTAATTTCACTCTTTACCAAAACTACCCCAATCCATTTAATCCTAGTACTACAATTAAATATTCTATTCCGTCAAATGCGAAAAATGAAAAGTCAAACGTAAAACTAATTGTTTACGATATTTTAGGTAAAGAGGTTGCAACTTTAATAAATGAAAATAAATCATTCGGTAATTATGAAGTAGTTTTTGATGGTACTAATTTATCGACCGGTGTTTATTATTATCAATTAAAAACCGGTGATTTTGTTCAAACAAAAAAGATGGTTTTAATAAAATAA